In the Gracilimonas sp. genome, CTGAATTCAAACTGGAACCTAAGGATACTCTCCCTTCCGAAAGTCAGGAAGAGGAGAATCCCGTTTTTCAGGAAGCCAAACCGGAACCCAAGAAACCTAAAAGAACACCCCCTCCCCTCGAAGAAGATTCCATCAACTGGGCCGACATGGGTCGTAAATTTACAACCGTAAGCAAAAATTCCAGAGTATGGCTTTTTGTATTAATCTTAGTGATTGTTGGCTCTTTGGGAACTACAGGCTATTTATTTTGGGATGATATCGGCTCATACTTCCAAAATGAATCCGTAGCAAATGAGCCTGCGTCAAATGACCAAAACGCCATCCCGCCTGCTCCTATAGATTCTTCTGCTTTGGTAGAGAATAATGATCTGCAAACCGGAGAAACGACAAATAATACAAATGAACAAGAAACACCTTCCGGTCCAATCGAACTTGGCGATACACTGACTGTGTCTCTGTACGCTGCTTATGGTCAGCTTGAACCTATTCGTGTTACCAGCGATTTAAACTGGCGAACTAATCCATTCTGGATGGAACAAGGAGAATCGTATTATTTTGATTTCAATGATACCCTATTGGTTCGCGGCCAATACAGCCGTATGCTTTTGATGTTCAATGGTCACGTAATTGAAAATCCACGGCAGAATTACTTTAACTCTGCATTCAATTCCATTATGATAACCCGGGATATTTTAGACCAAGACCGTTATCTGGCTGCTCCTCCAAGCGAATTTCCTCTTAGCGTTGGCCCTCCCGACAGCACAGTTTACAGAATCAGATTTTAGCAGTATTTCCTAATGAATAAGAAAGAAGCCCAGGAACGCGTAGACGAACTTCGTGATCTTCTTGAACAAGCCAATAAAGCCTATTATCAGGATGCTCAGCCTTTTATAAGTGATAGAGAGTTCGATGAAACACTCAAAGAGCTGGAAAAGCTGGAAAAAGAGTTTGATCTCCACGACCCCGAATCTCCTACTCAAAGAGTTGGAGGCGACGTTTCTTCTGTATTTGAAACCGTTCAACATCCGGTTCCGCTACTTAGCTTAGATAACACCTATAACGAAGAAGAGTTAAATGATTTTGATGGACGGGTAAAGAAAATTCTCGGCCACGAAGATTACGAATATATGGTGGAGCTCAAATTTGATGGAGCTTCCCTCCGGCTCCGATACGAAAATGGAAGTTTGGTTCTGGGTGCTACACGCGGTGATGGTGAACAGGGAGATGACATCACAAACAACGTAAAAACCATTCGGGATATACCACTTACATTACAAGGTGATTACCCTGAGATTGTAGAAGTTCGGGGCGAAGCCTATATGGAGCGCGAAGCTTTTGCCCGAATGAATCAACACCGGGAGGAAGAAGGGCTCTCCGTTTTTGCCAATCCGAGAAACTCAACAGCAGGTTCCTTAAAAATGCAGGATCCTAAAGCTGTTTCACAACGCCCGATTCGATTTTTTGCCTTTGATATGCTCTTGGATGAGGAAGACGATGCTCTGACTCAATACAGGAAAGCAGAATTATTGGAAGAATTTGGACTCCCCGTTTCAGAATATCATAGAGTTTGCTCATCGGTGGATGAGGTTCACAAAATCATAAAGGAATGGGATGATTTACGCCATAAACTGCCTTACGAAACAGACGGTGTGGTAATCAAGGTAAATCAGAGTCACCTTCGGGAAGAGCTTGGAACTACTTCTAAATTTCCCAGATGGGCTATCGCGTACAAGTTTAAAGCCGAACAAGCTACTACCACTATCAACGAAATCACCCTTCAGGTTGGCCGGCTAGGCACCATAACTCCGGTTGCAGAACTCGAGCCTGTTGAACTAGCCGGGACTACTGTGAAACGTGCCTCCCTCCATAATGAGGATGAAATTCAGCGCAAGGATATTCGTATCGGTGATACGGTAGTGGTTGAAAAAGCGGGAGAAATTATCCCTCAGGTAATCAGTGTCATAAACCCCGACCGTAAAGACCGGAATAATCCGTTTAAATTTCCAAAAACCTGTCCCGCCTGCGATTCCGAACTTATTAAATACGAAGATGAAGTTGCCTGGCGTTGCGTAAATCCAACTTGTCCTCCACAAGTACGCATTCGTATTGAACACTTTGCTTCGCGTGATGCTATGGATATCGAAGGACTGGGAGAATCAGTAGTTGATCAGTTAGTGTCTGAAGGACTTATCAAAACCTACGCCGACCTTTATGATTTGAGTAAAGATCAAATCATTGAACTGGAGCGCATGGCCGACAAGAGCGCTCAGAATTTAATCGATGCAATCGAAAAAAGTAAGGAGCAGCCTTTTGAACGGGTTATTTATGCTTTGGGAATACGATTTGTAGGAAAGACCGTAGCAAAGGATTTGGCTAAA is a window encoding:
- a CDS encoding helix-turn-helix domain-containing protein codes for the protein MSLGKDLASIRKSQNLSLEDIQNAIKIPLNTLKSIENDSIFSDATKNKTYVRSFVRSYAKVLKIDDEEIVQALDEVEEGNYYGGLISDSAEEVTETEFKLEPKDTLPSESQEEENPVFQEAKPEPKKPKRTPPPLEEDSINWADMGRKFTTVSKNSRVWLFVLILVIVGSLGTTGYLFWDDIGSYFQNESVANEPASNDQNAIPPAPIDSSALVENNDLQTGETTNNTNEQETPSGPIELGDTLTVSLYAAYGQLEPIRVTSDLNWRTNPFWMEQGESYYFDFNDTLLVRGQYSRMLLMFNGHVIENPRQNYFNSAFNSIMITRDILDQDRYLAAPPSEFPLSVGPPDSTVYRIRF
- the ligA gene encoding NAD-dependent DNA ligase LigA — protein: MNKKEAQERVDELRDLLEQANKAYYQDAQPFISDREFDETLKELEKLEKEFDLHDPESPTQRVGGDVSSVFETVQHPVPLLSLDNTYNEEELNDFDGRVKKILGHEDYEYMVELKFDGASLRLRYENGSLVLGATRGDGEQGDDITNNVKTIRDIPLTLQGDYPEIVEVRGEAYMEREAFARMNQHREEEGLSVFANPRNSTAGSLKMQDPKAVSQRPIRFFAFDMLLDEEDDALTQYRKAELLEEFGLPVSEYHRVCSSVDEVHKIIKEWDDLRHKLPYETDGVVIKVNQSHLREELGTTSKFPRWAIAYKFKAEQATTTINEITLQVGRLGTITPVAELEPVELAGTTVKRASLHNEDEIQRKDIRIGDTVVVEKAGEIIPQVISVINPDRKDRNNPFKFPKTCPACDSELIKYEDEVAWRCVNPTCPPQVRIRIEHFASRDAMDIEGLGESVVDQLVSEGLIKTYADLYDLSKDQIIELERMADKSAQNLIDAIEKSKEQPFERVIYALGIRFVGKTVAKDLAKAFKTMEKLQSVDEEELTAVDSIGPRIAESVVEFFSNEKNLAIVQHLGEKGLQFEQEEEELASHIFEGKKFVLTGSLPTYTRKEASDLIEKHGGKTASSVSGNTDFVLAGESAGSKLDKARELGITVLDEAKFRELIGE